In Dromaius novaehollandiae isolate bDroNov1 chromosome 2, bDroNov1.hap1, whole genome shotgun sequence, one DNA window encodes the following:
- the SCRN1 gene encoding secernin-1 isoform X3, with amino-acid sequence MGANEHGVCVANEAIVTREPASESEALLGMDLVRLGLERGATAKEALDVIVALLEEHGQGGNYYEDGNSCHTFQSAFLIVDRKEAWILETSGKYWAAEKIAEGVKCICNQLSLTTKIDAEHPELRNYVRSQGWWNGDTDFNFSEVFSLADDHLACCSGRESLEKQGGDISAQTMIDVLRDKDSGVCVDSESFLTTASIVSVLPQDPSSPCIHYFTGTPDPSRSIFKPFIFVDDVKLVPKVQSPSFGDDDPAKKIPRFQEKPDRRHELYKAHEWARSVLENDQDKGQKLMRIMLDLEKQGLEAMEDILTRTEILDAAEVVDLFYDCVDTELKFFK; translated from the exons ATGGGAGCTAACGAACATGGAGTGTGCGTAGCTAACGAAGCCATTGTGACCAGAGAACCAGCTTCCGAATCCGAAGCCTTGCTCGGAATGGATCTTGTCAG ACTTGGCCTAGAAAGAGGTGCAACAGCTAAAGAAGCGTTGGATGTAATTGTTGCTTTGTTGGAGGAGCATGGACAAGGTGGAAATTATTATGAAGATGGGAATTCCTGCCATACTTTCCAAAGCGCATTTCTGATTGTGGACAGAAAAGAAGCGTGGATACTAGAGACTTCTGGGAAGTACTGGGCAGCAGAAAAAATCGCAG AGGGGGTGAAATGCATTTGCAATCAGCTTTCATTAACTACAAAAATTGATGCTGAGCATCCTGAACTGAGGAATTATGTGAGAAGTCAAGGATGGTGGAACGGAGACACAGATTTCAATTTTTCTGAAGTGTTCTCTCTTGCTGATGACCATTTAGCGTGCTGTTCTGGCAGGGAGAGCCTAGAAAAACAAGGTG GTGACATTTCTGCACAAACTATGATTGATGTCTTGCGTGATAAGGACAGTGGTGTCTGTGTGGACTCTGAATCTTTCCTTACTACAGCTAGCATAGTGTCTGTTCTGCCTCAGGACCCTAGTTCTCCATGTATTCATTACTTCACTGGCACACCAGACCCTTCAAG GTCCATATTTAAACCCTTTATTTTTGTTGATGATGTCAAATTAGTACCAAAAGTGCAGTCTCCTTCTTTTGGTGATGATGATCCTGCTAAAAAAATACCTCGATTTCAGGAGAAACCTGATCGCAGGCATGAATTGTATAAGGCACATGAATGGGCTCGATCTGTCCTCGAGAATGATCAG GATAAAGGCCAGAAGCTGATGAGGATTATGTTAGACCTTGAAAAACAAGGCTTGGAAGCGATGGAAGATATCCTTACTCGTACAGAGATTCTGGATGCTGCTGAAGTAGTGGATCTTTTCTATGACTGTGTTGACACAGAACTTAAGTTCTTCAAATGA